The genomic stretch ATGGCGCACGGTCAGGTTGCGGCCCTGCGGGGTGAGGCGCACGGCGCGCATCAGGCCACTGTCCAGACGGTAGAGGCTGGGCGCGGCGTCCCCGGCGTAGTACAGGGTCTGGCCGCGGCGGACGGTGCGGTTGGGATCGGTATAGGTGCTGGTGGTCGTGGGAGAGATGTAGGTCATGGCCGGTGCTCCTGGGGTCGTGCATCCGCCCGTGGTGCTGGTGCCGTGGCGGGCGTGGGGCGTACGTGTGGGGGCCGCCTGTCCTTCGATTGATCAGGAGTGTACAAACCTTGTACAACCCTGAATCGTGTATGGCCCACAGTGTGAACACTCCGCCAAACGACCACCCATCAGGTGTGGTCGTTCTCACCCTGCCTCGGCCGTTCCGTACTGCTGGACAGACGCCTCACAGATGTCCCCGGTCATTCGTGCCCATTCACGCCCATAGCCCACGCCCGACACGGCAGACTGCCGGACGTGACCCTTCACGACCACGCCGGACCCTACCGGGCCTGGACGCCTGCCGCCTATACCTTCCCCCTCCCGGACGGGCACCGCTTCCCGGCGTACAAGTACGCGGGCGTCCGCGACCGCCTGGACGGGCTGCTCCCCGTGCTGGACACCCCGAACCTGAGCTGGGCGGACGCCGCGCGCGCCCACGATCCCCTATGGCTGCGGCGCTGGCGCAGGGGCGAGATCGACCGGCACGAGGAACGCGCCTTCGGCCTGCCCTGGAGTGCCGAGGTGGTGGAACGCGCCCGCCGCGCCGCCGGGGGCTCCCTGGCCGCCCTGCACGACGCCCTGGCGGTCGGGTGGGGCATCAATCTGGCGGGCGGCACGCATCACGCCTTCCGGGACCGTGCCGAGGGCTTCTGCCTCGTGAACGACGCCGCGATCCTGACCCGCGTGGCGCTTGATGACGGACTGGCGCGGCGCGTGGCGATCCTCGACCTGGACGTGCACCAGGGCAACGGCACCGCCGCGCTGCTGGAACACGAGACGCGGGCCTTTACCCTCAGCGTCCACGGCGAGCGGAACTATCCCTTCCGCAAGGAACGCAGCAGCCTCGACCTCGGCCTGGGGGACGGCGTGACCGACCACGACTACCTGCGGGTGCTGCGCGGGCAGGTGCTCCCGGCGCTGGACGCCTTCCGGCCCGACCTGCTGCTGTACCTCGCGGGTGTAGACGTCCTGGCCGGGGACCGCTTCGGCCGTTTCGCCCTGACCCTGGACGGCGTGCGCGCCCGCAACCGCGCCGTGCTGACCTGGGCGCGCGGCGCGGGCATTCCGGTCGTCACGATGATGGCCGGCGGCTACAACCGTGACCACGCTCTGACCATTGAGGCGCATGCCAGCGTGGTGCTTGACGGCCTGGACGTGCTGACCTGAGCGTCCGGCCCTGACCGGCGCGCGCCGTCCGGGCTGACCGATCAACTGAATCGGTTCAGGCGGATAATGCGCCGCATGACGACCCGCGCGCCGTGGAACCGCAACGAACGCCTGGGCATCCTGAACGGCTGGGCGGTCTTCCTGGGCGACGGCTTCATGAGCGTCGCCGTCGTCCTGACCGGCTTCGCCGCCCGCCTCGGCGCGCCCAACTGGGTCATCGGCCTGCTCCCCGCCATTGCCGGGGGCGGCTGGATGCTGCCGCAGCTGCTCGTCGCCGCCCGCGTGCGCCCCCTGACCCACAAACTCCCGGTGTACCGCTCGGCCGCCATGGTCCGCACCGCCACGTACATCTTCATGGTGCTAGCCGCCGCGCTGCTCGCCGACCGCCCCGCACTGTGCCTGACGCTGTTCATCATCGCCATGAGCCTGAATGCCCTGGCGTCCGGCGTCAGTGGCCTGCCGTTCCTGGAGGTCGTCAGCAAGACCGTCCCCACCGAACGCCGCGCCCGGTTCTTCGGCACCCGCAACCTGTACGGCGGCCTGCTCGCCTTCGGGGCAGGGCTGCTCGTGCGGGCCATCCTGGGCAGCGACCTGGCCTTCCCGCTGAACTACGCCCTGATCCTCGCGCTGGGCACCGTCGCATTCACGTTCGGGTACTGGGTGTTCGGGCTGGTGCAGGAACCCGCCGACACGCCCCAGGAGGCCCAGGGCACCCGCGCCGAGTTCCGCGCCATTCCCGAGACGCTGCGCGACCCGCACTTCCGGGCGTTCCTGACCGTGCGGCTGCTGCTGGCCGCCGCGAGCATGAGCGACCCCTTCCTGGCCGTGTACGCCCTGCGCGAACTGCACTACCCGGCCGCCACGCTGGGCACCTTCGTCATGGCCCTGACCGGCGCTGCGCCCCTCAGTAACATCGTCTGGCAGCGCGTCGCCGAACGCAAGGGCTCGCGGCGCATCATCCGCTACGCGAGCGTCTTCTACGGCCTCGCGCCCCTGTGGGCCCTGACGGTCGGGCTGTTGCACCTGCCCAGTTGGACGTACCTTCTCGCGTTCATCCTGACGAGCACTGCCGCGCAGGGCTTCAACCTGGGCCACACCAACCACCTGCTGAACATCGCGCCGGAACACGCCCGCAGCCGCTACATCGGCACGCTGAACACCCTGGTCGGCGCGGCCCTGTTCACCCCGGTCCTCGGCGGGCTGCTCGCTGACCGCGCCGGGTACGGCCCGGTGTTCGTCCTCAGCGGCGTGCTGTGCGCCGCCGCGTGGGTGTGGTGCGGGAAACTCCGCCGCGACGCCTGAACAGGCGCAGGGTGCCCGCCAGCTCCACCGGGGGTACCCTCCACGTCCTGCCGCTCACAGCAGAATTCAGGAGTATTGAAGGTGCCCTTCCATACCCCTGAACGAGGGGAGCGAGCACCTGACAACACCAGCGGTTGGAAGTGGAATTGAAGGGCGTGGTGTTGGCCCCAGGGTGGAACTGGAATCCGCTGTCAGTGGCCCAGGATCTTGCTGAGGAACGCCCTGGCCCGCTCGTGTTTCGGGTTCTGGTAGAAGGCTTCCGGCGTGGTGTCCTCGACGATGTTGCCCTGATCGAAGAACAGGATCCGGTCGGCGACCTCACGCGCGAAGCCCATCTCGTGCGTGACGACCAGCATGGTCATGCCGGTGCGGGCCAGTTCCTTCATGACGTCCAGCACCTCCTTGATCATCTCGGGATCCAGGGCGCTGGTGGGTTCGTCGAACAGCATCACCTTGGGTTCCATCGCCAGGGCCCGCGCAATCGCCACGCGCTGCTGCTGCCCGCCCGAGAGCTGCGCCGGGTACTTGTGCGCCTGCTCCTCGATACCCACGCGGCGCAGCAGTTCCAGGCCGCGCTTCTCCGCGTCGGCCTTGCTGGTTTTCCGTACGCGGGTGGGCGCCAGCGTGATGTTCTCCAGCACGGTCAGGTGCGGGAAGAGGTTGAACGACTGGAACACCATGCCGACCTCGCGGCGGATGGCGTCCAGGTTGCCCTTGCCGTCCAGAGGAATGCTGTCCACGGTGATCTGCCCGCCGTCATGCGGGTCCAGGGCATTGATGGTGCGGATGAAGGTGCTCTTGCCGCTGCCCGACGGGCCGATCACGACCACGACCTCGCCCGGCTGGACGCGCAGGTTCACGCCACGCAGCGCGTGGAAGCTGCCGAAATGCTTGTGCACGTCACGCACGTCGATGATCGGGGGGGCGTCCCGGCGGATCTGGCTGCCCGTGGCGGTGGGGGAGGACTGCGTCATGCCCTGTATGGTACCGCCGCGTGAGCCCGGAGCGCTGGTCTGCCGGGCAGGCGGCTTTGTGTGGGGATGGTCTCGTGACCATTTATCGTTCGGCCGGAAACCCCCCTGTGGTACCATCCGCCTACTCTTCACACCCCGGGCCGAGACTTCTCATCTGCCCACGCACCACCCAGGAGGAATCATGAAGAAGACCACCAAACAACTCGGTGCCCTGCTCGTCCTCGGCACTGCCGCCATCGCCCTCGCGCAGGGCACCACGTTCCTCACCATCGGCTCGGGCAGCACCACCGGCGTGTACTTCCCCGTCGCGACCGGCATGGCCAAGATGGTCAACGACGCCGGGGCCGGCGTGCGTGCCAACGCCCGCTCGACCGGCGGCAGCGTCTTCAACGTGAACGCCATCGCCACCGGCGAACTCGACGCGGCCGTCGCCCAGAACGACGTCGTGTACTACGCCTACAAGGGCACCGGCCTCCAGGCCTTCCAGGGCAAGGCGAACACCAAGCTGCGCACCATGGCCGTCCTGTACCCCGAAGTCCTGCACGTCGTCGCCCGCAAGGACAGCGGCATCCGCTCGATTGCCGACCTGAAGGGCAAGCGCGTCGTGATCGGCGACCTGGGCTCCGGCACCGAACTGACCGCCAAGCAGGTGCTCGAATCCTACGGGCTGGGCTTCGACGACCTGGGTCAGGCGCTGCGCGTGTCGCCCGCACAGGGCATCACCCTGATGCAGGACAAGCGCGCCGACGCGCTGTTCTACACCGTGGGCGTGGGCGCCAGCGCCATCAGCCAGATCGCGCAGACCGTGGACGTCACCATGGTGCCCGTCAGCGGCAACCAGGCCAGCAGCCTGATCAAGAAGTACCCCTTCTACGTCCGCTACAACATCCCCGCCAAGAGCTACAAGGGCGTGGGCGCCACCGTCCCCAGCGTCGCCGTGCAGGCCACCCTGGTCACCAGCACCGCCGTCAGCGAGGAGGCCGTGTACAAGGCCATGAAGGCCATCTTCGACGACGAGGGCGCGCTGAAGGCCATCCACCCCAGCCTCGCGACGAACTTCAGCTACGCCAAGGCCGTCAAGGGCATCCCTGCGCCGCTGCACGCCGGGGCCGTCAAGTTCTTCAAGGAAAAAGGCCTGAACGTCAAGTAACGGCCCGCACCTGGGGGCCAGCCGGGGAAACGCTCGGGCTGGCCCCCAACCCCATTCACCCCATGACGCGGACTCCGTCTGTTCCGTCGGCCACCCGGAACGACACCGGGTCGCCAACTCCACGCCCGGACTCCGCGCCGCTCCTACTCGCATCCGCTCGGATGGAACGGTTCTGAAGAACCGTTCCACCGGAGTCCGGAGAAGGAACCCATGAGCGACCCCACCCGCCCCATCAGCAGCGACCCCACCCTCACCCCGCCCGGCCAGGAGATGACCGACGGCGAACGCCGCGCCATCGAGATGGTCGAGGCCGCCGAGACCGGCGGACGCAAACTCGGCGGCTGGCAGCGCGGCCTCGTGACGCTGGTCGCCGTCGCGTGGTGCCTGTACCAGATGTACGCCGCGCAGGTCGGCAACATCGACACCCTCACCCTGCGCGCCACGCACCTGGGCTTCGCGTTCTTCCTCGCGTACCTCGTGTTCCCCCACCGCAAGACCCCCGGGCAGCCGCAGACCCGCGTGCCCTGGTACGACTGGATCCTGGGCATCGGCGCGACCGGCACCGCCGCGTACCTCATCGCGCAGTACCCCAGCATTGCCAATGAGCAGGGCGGTCTGCTGACGGGTACGGACGTATGGGTCGGCAGCGGCATGATCGTCCTGTTGCTGCTCGCCGCGTGGCGCACCATCGGCATCGCCATGCCCATCGTCGCCGGCGTGTTCATGCTGTACGCCCTGACCGGCCCCAAGGGCCTGATCCGCGGTGACCTGGGGCCGCAGCTTCAGCTGCACGCCGGGCAGACCTGGCCGCAGGTCGTGGGTCAGCTGTTCGCGAACACCGAGGGCATCTTCGGCACCGCCATCGGCGTGTCCGCGCAGATCGTGTTTCTGTTCGTGCTGTTCGGCGCGATCTTCGATAAACTCGGCGCGGGTGAATGGTTCATGCGCGTCGCGCAGGGCGTTCTGGGCGGCTTCCGGGGCGGCGCGGCCAAGGCCAGCATCCTCTCCAGCGCCCTGAACGGCGTGATCTCCGGCTCGGCCGTCAGCAACGTCGTCACCGGCGGGAACATCACCATCGGGACCATGGTCCGCACCGGCTACAGCCGCGAGAAGGCCGGGGCCATCGAGGTCGCCAGTTCCAGCAACGGCCAGCTCATGCCGCCCGTCATGGGCGCCGCCGCGTTCATCATGGCGCAGAACCTGAACATCGAGTACCGCAGCCTGATTCTCGCCGCCGCCATCCCCGCGTTCCTGTGCTACGGCACGCTGCTCGTCCTGGCGCACATCGAGGCGCTGAAACTCGGCCTGAAGGGGCTGCCCAAGAGCGAACTGCCCCCGGTGCGCCGCACCCTCCTGAGCGGCTGGTACTACATGCTGCCCCTCGGGTACCTGATCGGGACGCTGACCATCAACCCCGAAGCCACCCCGGAACGCGTCGCGCTGAACACCATCTTCGTCATGCTGGTCATGATGTTCGTGCAGGAGGCCATCCTGGCCAACCGTGACGGACGCGGCGTCGGCCGGGGTCTCCTCGACGGCGGGAAGAAGATCATCGAGGCGTTCGAGGGCGGCGCCCGCTCCATGATCGGCATCGCCATCGCCACCGCCGCCGCCGGGATCATCGTCGGCATCGTGACCATCACCGGGCTGGGCTTCGGCCTCGCGGACATCGTGCAGCTCGCCAGCGACGGCGTCCGGAACGCCTTCGCGTTCGCTGGGCCGCAGGTCGCCACCTTCGCGTCCATCGTGATGGTCCTGCTCATGGCGCAGCTCATCGCGCTGATCCTCGGTATGGGCCTGCCCACCACCGCCAACTACATCCTGATGAGCGCCCTGATCGTCCCCATCATCGCCAAGATCGCCGGACTCGACCCCACCAATCCCGCCCAGATGCTCCCCGTGCACATGTTCGTTTTCTACTTCGGGATCATGGCCGACAGCACCCCACCCGTCGCGCTCGCCGCGTTCGCCGCCGCCGCCATCAGTGGCGGGAACCCCGTCGCGACCGGCGTGCAGGCCTTCCAGTACGAACTGCGCACCGCGCTGCTGGCGTACATGATGTTCTTCAACCCACAGCTGCTGCTCATCGCGAACGGCCGCCTGGGTGGCGTCACCTGGACCGAGGCGATCCCCATGATCCTCTTCGCGTTCATCGGCCTCGTCGCGTTCAGCGCCGCCACGCTGCGCTTCCTGCACCGCCGCACCAATTCACTCCAGGCGCTGCTGCTGCTCGTGGCGGCGCTGATCCTGATCATCCCCACCCACATCCTCTGGAACCTCGCCGCGCTGGCCCTGATCGCCGCCGTGTACTTCTGGCAGAAAGCCGGTAGCCGCGCCGAGCCCCCAGCGGAACCACCCGCCGCACTCGCCTGACCCAGGTGACCGCGCCCCCCGCTCAGTACGGGGGGCGCGGTTGTTCGGGTGCCAGTCGCAGACCTCCTGGACATCCGTTGACTCACGGCGGGTGTCAGTGACGTTCACCCTTTGATCGGTCCAGCCCGAATGAGCCCAGCGTACTTCAGCCCGCCAGTTGGCGGGCGAACTCATGTGGCGTGAGGTTCCCAAGAGAGCTGTGGGGACGGACGACGTTATAGTCCCGCCGCCAGATGGCGAGGCTCAGCCTCGCCTGCGGCACGCTCAAGAACCAGTGAACATTCAAGAACTCGTCACGCATCCGACCGTTAAAGCTCTCAATATAGGCGTTCTGAACGGGCTTTCCGGGGTCGATGAAGTGATGGGCGATGCCCTGCGAGTACGCCCACTGATCCAGGGCCCGGCCCGTAAACTCTGGCCCGTTGTCGGTCAGGAGCACTTCGGGTTTTCCGCGTTCCCGAATCGCGTCTGCCAGCAGACGCGCCACGGTGCTCCCGGGGATCGATGTCGACGCATAGCTGAGCACGCATTCCCTCGTGCCGTCGTCTACAACGTTGAGGATTCGGAACCGTTGCCCGTTGGCCAACTGATCACTGACGAAGTCCAGGCTCCAGCGCTCATTCGCTCGTGTCGGCGACGTGAGCGGCAGTCTGGTGTGGGCCTCCCCCTTTCTGCGGGTCTTTTTGCGGACGGCTAAGCCTTCATTCCGGTACACGCGGTAGACGCGCTTGTGGTTAACGGTCTCGCCCTGGCGGCGCAGCAGGATGTGGAGACGCCGATATCCGAACCGGGGACGCTCGCACGCGAGCGTCCTGAGCTTGTCTGCCAGATCACGGTCATCTCTCGTCGCGCGATGACGCTGTGTAGAACGATGAAAACCAAGAACACGGCAGGCTCGCCGCTCACTGATCCCGAACAGGTGCCGCACTTCCTGGATGACCCGTCGTTTGATGGGCGTCTGGACCTGCGGCATCTGTTCGGGACTCACCCTCAGCACCTGACACTTCACGAGAAATGGCGTCCTGAACGCAGTGCGACATGACAAAGGGCGGTATCTGGGTCTGTGACGAGCCCCGATACTGCCCGCTTCCATGCTGACACGTTGGCCACCTACCTGCACACTCGCTGGCCACACCGCCGTACGGACGCGCTCCGTCGTCTTGCCGAAGTGCTCCTGGCCGTGCTCCAGGCCGAGTCCACGCTTCACCGCAAGATCGCGCTTCACCTCCCCAGATCAGCCACGTTGGAATCAAAAACCCGGACGGTGGCCCGCGTGTTTCACGACGCTCAGCTCACGCCGCAGGACGTCTGTGACGTCTTGCTTCCCTTGCTGCCCGACGGCAAGCTCACCCTGATCATGGACCGCACCACGTGGCATTACGGTCAGACGCCGCTGAACATCCTCGTCTTGGGCGTTCTGCTTGGGGGCGCGGTGATTCCCCTCGTCTGGTCGATCCTGCCGCATCAAGGCAACAGCTGCACTGCTGCCCGGATCCTCCTGGTTGCCCGGCTCCTCAAGGTGATGCCAGCTCGCCGCTGGGCCGTGTTGATCGCAGACCGGGAGTTCGTGGGGCGCGAGTGGTGCTCGTTCCTGCGCTGGAAACGCATCCGGCACTGTATCCGCATCCGGGAGAACACCAGAATCGAGGATGAACTGGTGCGAGACCTGTTCACGACGCTGCAACTGGGACAGGTGCGCACCCTGTTCGAGCGGACGTGGGTCTATGGGGGCTGGATGCACGTGGTCATCACCCTGTCCCCTGCGGGGGACAGGGTGATCGTGGCCTCAGATTTGCCCGTCCTGGATGTGTTGCGGACCTATCGGCTCAGGTGGGCGATTGAATCGGCGTTCTCCGCGTTGAAAGCTCGCGGGCTGAATCTGGAGGCCACGCACATGACGGCTCCAGAGCGCATCTCTCGGCTCTTTGGCCTGCTCTGTATTGCGCTGGCCTGGATGACGCGGATCGGCGCGCAGCGGACAGAAACTCACGCCCCTCGTCAGGACAAGCGTGGGCGAGCGGTCGTGAGCGTGACGCGGATCGGGTGGCAGATCCTGAGTCAAGCGGCACGGTGGGGCGGCGAGGTCTTCTGTGACTGTCTACAGCTCCTCGGAATGCCGTTCCCAACCGCCAGCACGTCAGTTTCCCGAAGTGTCAGGTGCTGAGCAGAGCAGGCCAAAGAGCCGAGAGATGCGCTCTGGAGCCGTCATGTGCGTGGCCTCCAGATTCAGCCCGCGAGCTTTCAACGCGGAGAACGCCGATTCAATCGCCCACCTGAGCCGATAGGTCCGCAACACATCCAGGACGGGCAAATCTGAGGCCACGATCACCCTGTCCCCCGCAGGGGACAGGGTGATGACCACGTGCATCCAGCCCCCATAGACCCACGTCCGCTCGAACAGGGTGCGCACCTGTCCCAGTTGCAGCGTCGTGAACAGGTCTCGCACCAGTTCATCCTCGATTCTGGTGTTCTCCCGGATGCGGATACAGTGCCGGATGCGTTTCCAGCGCAGGAACGAGCACCACTCGCGCCCCACGAACTCCCGGTCTGCGATCAACACGGCCCAGCGGCGAGCTGGCATCACCTTGAGGAGCCGGGCAACCAGGAGGATCCGGGCAGCAGTGCAGCTGTTGCCTTGATGCGGCAGGATCGACCAGACGAGGGGAATCACCGCGCCCCCAAGCAGAACGCCCAAGACGAGGATGTTCAGCGGCGTCTGACCGTAATGCCACGTGGTGCGGTCCATGATCAGGGTGAGCTTGCCGTCGGGCAGCAAGGGAAGCAAGACGTCACAGACGTCCTGCGGCGTGAGCTGAGCGTCGTGAAACACGCGGGCCACCGTCCGGGTTTTTGATTCCAACGTGGCTGATCTGGGGAGGTGAAGCGCGATCTTGCGGTGAAGCGTGGACTCGGCCTGGAGCACGGCCAGGAGCACTTCGGCAAGACGACGGAGCGCGTCCGTACGGCGGTGTGGCCAGCGAGTGTGCAGGTAGGTGGCCAACGTGTCAGCATGGAAGCGGGCAGTATCGGGGCTCGTCACAGACCCAGATACCGCCCTTTGTCATGTCGCACTGCGTTCAGGACGCCATTTCTCGTGAAGTGTCAGGTGCTGAGGGGAAGGAGGACTCGAACGAGGGCTCGGTCTCAGCATCGAGGTACTGATACGGATCGAACGTTCCGGTATCCACCGCGTGCCCAAAGCCTGCATAACTCTCGGCCATCTCGACGTAGAGAAACAGGATGTCCCGCAGCGCCTGTGACGCTTCCTGATGGTCGTGACAGGTGAGGGTGCGCATGTCAGCTCATGCTACGGGCGCTAGTTCAAATTTCAGCCGCACAGACCCTAGCTTGTAGCCGTACACGTCGCCCTGCGTGCCATAGCCCCAACGAGCACCGGGAAACGAGTACCACTGCCCCCGTTTGGGTCGGCAGACGGGCAGGGGCATGGATCGACGATCACTCCGGTGCAGGACGGTGACGGGGTGGCGACCGCTTCAAGTCGTTCAAGCCATCGCTGTCCCGGGTGTACGCCTGCGTGTAGGAGGGAAGATCGACACGATCTTCCCTCAGGACGTTCCACCAGATAGACGGGAACGGATGTTTGAAGACCAGTCGGCTGAGCAACAGGGCGACCAGCAGGGCGTCACTCAATTTCTGGTGCGAACACCGCTTGAGGTCACTGAAATGCCGTTTGGCCCAGCGGCGAAGCTGACGGATGACGGCCCGTCGGCCTCAACTGTGATGGAGCGGGTATGGCTAGGTGCCGTCTCCATTTTTTTCCTCTGGGAGAGATTGAACAGGTCATGGCGCGAGCCCTAAACGGGGTTTCCAGGTGACGGAACTTGTGGGTGGCGTCCTTGGCTTTCCAGTGGTAGATCGCCGTCCTCGCGACTCCATTGAGGGGCGTCAGATCGCTGATCGGCGTCTCAGCCTCAAGCTCTCTGAGAATCTCTACGAGCTGCTACTCCGTGTACAGTTGGCGTTCCATGTTTCTCCCAGTCTGCTGCTCGGTTTGCAATCCGACTGGTGCCGGAAAGAGGGGCAAGGTCACGGGTCTTTCTCGGCTCCTATGGGCGGGTATGAAGTCAGGTGCGCGGCGCCGTGACCGCCAGGAGGGTTGGTGAAAGTCGCAGCAGACGCGTGCAGCTGTGGGCTGCGCGGTCAGGCGGAATGCGGGATGCGCCGCTCGAACACGAGCCCGCGCGGCGTGCCGGCCAGCATCACGGGCGTCAGGACCGGCACGCCCAGCAGGGACAGGTGCACATGCCCGGCCGCGTCGGTGCGCTCGATGGCCGCCGCGACGGCCACCACGTCCCAGTCCCGGCGGGTCGCAAGGACCGTTGCGGCCACCTCGGCCTGACCTGCCAGCAGTTCAAGGCTGATCACGGCCGCCCGCACCGGCCCGCGCGCCGCGCGGATGTCGCCCGGGTGATGCAGCGCCGACCCGACCAGCGTCCAGTGGCCTGCCAGGGATGTCACCTTCACGCTGGGAATGCCGCGCAGCGCGCCCAGGTCATGACTCAGGGCCTCCGCGCCCGGGGTGGCGATCAGGACGTCCACGTCCGGCAGGGCGCCACTGAAGAACTCCGCGACGTTCAGGCGGTCGCGGTTCGACAGGACAGCCAGACGCTCGTGAACAGCCTCGGCACTGGGCAGGACGTCGGCAATGGCGGTGCGGAACTGATCGGGCATAACGGACTCCTCTCGAGTGAGCGCTGCGGGGCGCCCACTGCACCATCAGGGTACGCAGTGTGCGCTGACCACCCGCCGACAGAACCCACAAGCTGACGTTCACGGATCGTTCAGGCAGCGGGGGCGCGGCCCCACCCGCCGGACACCCCGCGCGACCGAAGCCGCCCACCGTCGTAGGGTGGCGGGGTATGCAGGCCACCCTGAGCACCACCCGCCACGCCGCCGCGATCGCGGTGGCCGTGACCGCCGGGCACTTCATCAACGACGCGTACAGCGCCATGCTCACGCCCCTCACGCCCGCCCTGCAGGCGAAGTACGGCGTCAGCATCGCCGCTGTCACGTTCCTGGGCAGCGTGTACTCCCTGACGAGCAGTGTCCTCCAGCCCGTGCTGGGCATCATAGGCGAGCGCCTCGACCGCCGCTACGCCGCCGCACTCGGCCCGCTGATGACCGGGATCGGCCTGACCCTCATGGGTTTCGTGCCGTGGTTCGGGGCGCTGGTCCTGCTCGTCGCCGTGGCGGGATTCGGCAGTGGCTTCTTCCACCCCGCCGGAGCGGCGTACGTCGCGCAGCACAGCCCCCCCGACAAGCGCGGCCTGTGGGCCAGTCTGTTCAGCGCGGGCGGCACCGCCGGCATGGCCCTCGGCCCCGTCTTCGCGGGCGTGGGCCTGACGCACCTGCCGTGGTTCGCGCTGATCGGAGTCGTCATCGCCGCGATCACCTTCGCCGTCACGCCCAGCGGCGTCCAGAAAGCCAAACGGATTCCCCTGCGCGACTACGCGGGCATCTTCCGGGGGCCCCTCGTGTGGCTGTGGGTCATGGCGGTCCTGCGCTCGCTGGCCAGCATGGGCTACAACGCCATGCTGCCCTTCATGCTGCTCGCCCGGGGCTTCGGCGCGCGCGAGGTCGCCATCACCCTGGCCGTGTACTCCGTCGCCAGCGCCATCGGCGGCATCGTCGGCGGACGGCTCAGCGACCGTGTGGGCCGCACCACCATCCTGCGCGGCGCGATCCTCACCACCATCCCCTTCTTCGCACTGCTGATCCTCTCCAGCCCCGCCCACTGGTGGTTCTACCCCCTGACCTTCATCGTGGGAGCCGCCGTGAACGCCAGCATCCCCGTCGGCGTCGTCACCGCTCAGGAATACGCCCCCGGCCACGTCGCCGTCGCCAGTTCCATCATGATGGGTTTCTCGTGGGGCTTCGCGGGCCTCCTCGTGTTTCTCGTGGGCGCCCTGGCCGACGC from Deinococcus soli (ex Cha et al. 2016) encodes the following:
- a CDS encoding histone deacetylase, with the protein product MTLHDHAGPYRAWTPAAYTFPLPDGHRFPAYKYAGVRDRLDGLLPVLDTPNLSWADAARAHDPLWLRRWRRGEIDRHEERAFGLPWSAEVVERARRAAGGSLAALHDALAVGWGINLAGGTHHAFRDRAEGFCLVNDAAILTRVALDDGLARRVAILDLDVHQGNGTAALLEHETRAFTLSVHGERNYPFRKERSSLDLGLGDGVTDHDYLRVLRGQVLPALDAFRPDLLLYLAGVDVLAGDRFGRFALTLDGVRARNRAVLTWARGAGIPVVTMMAGGYNRDHALTIEAHASVVLDGLDVLT
- a CDS encoding MFS transporter → MTTRAPWNRNERLGILNGWAVFLGDGFMSVAVVLTGFAARLGAPNWVIGLLPAIAGGGWMLPQLLVAARVRPLTHKLPVYRSAAMVRTATYIFMVLAAALLADRPALCLTLFIIAMSLNALASGVSGLPFLEVVSKTVPTERRARFFGTRNLYGGLLAFGAGLLVRAILGSDLAFPLNYALILALGTVAFTFGYWVFGLVQEPADTPQEAQGTRAEFRAIPETLRDPHFRAFLTVRLLLAAASMSDPFLAVYALRELHYPAATLGTFVMALTGAAPLSNIVWQRVAERKGSRRIIRYASVFYGLAPLWALTVGLLHLPSWTYLLAFILTSTAAQGFNLGHTNHLLNIAPEHARSRYIGTLNTLVGAALFTPVLGGLLADRAGYGPVFVLSGVLCAAAWVWCGKLRRDA
- a CDS encoding amino acid ABC transporter ATP-binding protein; its protein translation is MTQSSPTATGSQIRRDAPPIIDVRDVHKHFGSFHALRGVNLRVQPGEVVVVIGPSGSGKSTFIRTINALDPHDGGQITVDSIPLDGKGNLDAIRREVGMVFQSFNLFPHLTVLENITLAPTRVRKTSKADAEKRGLELLRRVGIEEQAHKYPAQLSGGQQQRVAIARALAMEPKVMLFDEPTSALDPEMIKEVLDVMKELARTGMTMLVVTHEMGFAREVADRILFFDQGNIVEDTTPEAFYQNPKHERARAFLSKILGH
- a CDS encoding TAXI family TRAP transporter solute-binding subunit, yielding MKKTTKQLGALLVLGTAAIALAQGTTFLTIGSGSTTGVYFPVATGMAKMVNDAGAGVRANARSTGGSVFNVNAIATGELDAAVAQNDVVYYAYKGTGLQAFQGKANTKLRTMAVLYPEVLHVVARKDSGIRSIADLKGKRVVIGDLGSGTELTAKQVLESYGLGFDDLGQALRVSPAQGITLMQDKRADALFYTVGVGASAISQIAQTVDVTMVPVSGNQASSLIKKYPFYVRYNIPAKSYKGVGATVPSVAVQATLVTSTAVSEEAVYKAMKAIFDDEGALKAIHPSLATNFSYAKAVKGIPAPLHAGAVKFFKEKGLNVK
- a CDS encoding TRAP transporter permease, whose translation is MSDPTRPISSDPTLTPPGQEMTDGERRAIEMVEAAETGGRKLGGWQRGLVTLVAVAWCLYQMYAAQVGNIDTLTLRATHLGFAFFLAYLVFPHRKTPGQPQTRVPWYDWILGIGATGTAAYLIAQYPSIANEQGGLLTGTDVWVGSGMIVLLLLAAWRTIGIAMPIVAGVFMLYALTGPKGLIRGDLGPQLQLHAGQTWPQVVGQLFANTEGIFGTAIGVSAQIVFLFVLFGAIFDKLGAGEWFMRVAQGVLGGFRGGAAKASILSSALNGVISGSAVSNVVTGGNITIGTMVRTGYSREKAGAIEVASSSNGQLMPPVMGAAAFIMAQNLNIEYRSLILAAAIPAFLCYGTLLVLAHIEALKLGLKGLPKSELPPVRRTLLSGWYYMLPLGYLIGTLTINPEATPERVALNTIFVMLVMMFVQEAILANRDGRGVGRGLLDGGKKIIEAFEGGARSMIGIAIATAAAGIIVGIVTITGLGFGLADIVQLASDGVRNAFAFAGPQVATFASIVMVLLMAQLIALILGMGLPTTANYILMSALIVPIIAKIAGLDPTNPAQMLPVHMFVFYFGIMADSTPPVALAAFAAAAISGGNPVATGVQAFQYELRTALLAYMMFFNPQLLLIANGRLGGVTWTEAIPMILFAFIGLVAFSAATLRFLHRRTNSLQALLLLVAALILIIPTHILWNLAALALIAAVYFWQKAGSRAEPPAEPPAALA
- a CDS encoding IS3 family transposase, which encodes MSPEQMPQVQTPIKRRVIQEVRHLFGISERRACRVLGFHRSTQRHRATRDDRDLADKLRTLACERPRFGYRRLHILLRRQGETVNHKRVYRVYRNEGLAVRKKTRRKGEAHTRLPLTSPTRANERWSLDFVSDQLANGQRFRILNVVDDGTRECVLSYASTSIPGSTVARLLADAIRERGKPEVLLTDNGPEFTGRALDQWAYSQGIAHHFIDPGKPVQNAYIESFNGRMRDEFLNVHWFLSVPQARLSLAIWRRDYNVVRPHSSLGNLTPHEFARQLAG
- a CDS encoding IS4 family transposase is translated as MLLAVLQAESTLHRKIALHLPRSATLESKTRTVARVFHDAQLTPQDVCDVLLPLLPDGKLTLIMDRTTWHYGQTPLNILVLGVLLGGAVIPLVWSILPHQGNSCTAARILLVARLLKVMPARRWAVLIADREFVGREWCSFLRWKRIRHCIRIRENTRIEDELVRDLFTTLQLGQVRTLFERTWVYGGWMHVVITLSPAGDRVIVASDLPVLDVLRTYRLRWAIESAFSALKARGLNLEATHMTAPERISRLFGLLCIALAWMTRIGAQRTETHAPRQDKRGRAVVSVTRIGWQILSQAARWGGEVFCDCLQLLGMPFPTASTSVSRSVRC